From Miscanthus floridulus cultivar M001 chromosome 15, ASM1932011v1, whole genome shotgun sequence, the proteins below share one genomic window:
- the LOC136507424 gene encoding uncharacterized protein: MGSSILSVMLVKPGTPTTLGAVKKKRMPLPPLLMLAKENRSSYPLGEIALPVQFGTIKNFCTEYVYFLMADFDTANHAILGRLALAKFMAIPHYSYLVLKMSVLRGVLTMQANLTVAYACKTKSLTLAKVIDLYAHMEACLAKSKKVPSEEQEIPTLEPPRAATKAKETKEVDLNIDDKNKTAKTRANLDPK, encoded by the exons ATGGGGAGTTCAATTCTTAGTGTAATGCTTGTGAAGCCAGGAACACCAACCACGCTCGGCGCCGTCAAGAAGAAGCGgatgccgctgccgccgctgctaATGCTGGCAAAGGAGAACAG ATCGTCCTACCCGTTGGGCGAGATTGCTCTACCCGTCCAGTTCGGCACCATCAAGAATTTTTGTACTGAGTACGTCTACTTCCTCATGGCCGATTTCGACACCGCCAACCACGCCATCCTCGGTCGTctggctctggccaagttcatggccataccgcactattcATATCTAGTGCTAAAGATGTCAGTGCTTAGAGGAGTTCTCACCATGCAGGCTAACCTCACTGTTGCCTATGCTTGCAAGACTAAAAGCCTCACCCTTGCCAAGGTGATTGACCTCTATGCACACATGGAGGCTTGTCTTGCCAAATCCAAGAAGGTGCCATCGGAGGAGCAGGAGATCCCGACGTTGGAGCCACCCCGTGCAGCTACAAAGGCAAAGGAGACCAAAGAGGTTGACCTCAACATCGACGATAAGAACAAGACCGCCAAGACTAGGGccaacctcgaccccaaatag
- the LOC136507425 gene encoding uncharacterized protein, giving the protein MAGDGDDVKDELQDMRTQIDGLATDIKTMHERMDSTVTTSNERFDQLDLSQTATKTTLDTIVSRLNSLSTLVADLQNDYVGDTEQDGGDRQGRARRVPRRPGNDSFAKIKFKIPSFNGKYDPAAYLDWELEVDQKFSCHDIPANSQVKAAISEFTDFALIWWREYKQKHPATVPTTWDQLKAAMRYRFVPSYYARDLLNKMQCFQQGSQSVEDYYQELQKGMIRCGLVEENDAAMARFRGGLNREIQDILDYKEYYDMTTLFEFACKAERQIQGRRSKPYSNSFAGRSSTSGSAPAPPAPSTPTTTPRERAATSAGTPPSTGAVPSTRRTRDIQCFRCQGFGHVSRECPNKRALLIRDDGEYSSASDSDDIQPAMLATDHAAKTDVHVNPDDADRYESLVVQRVLSTQVATPETNQRHTLFHTKGVVQERSIRIIIDSGSCNNLASTALVEKLSLPTRKHPHPYHIQWLNDGGKIRITRSVRVPFSMGAYSDFVDCDVIPMEVCSLLLGRPWQYDTDSLHHGRSNHYSLMFKGQKIIIHPMTPEQILKDDLARAAKTAKQLAPSTSVNSEIKLNAPVLLATRADFDKLHDATLPCYALICSRVLVSLDDTPSLDIPPAVANILQEYADVFPKDLPPGLPPLRGIEHQIDLIPGAQLPNRAPYRTNPDETKEIQRQV; this is encoded by the coding sequence AtggcaggcgacggcgacgacgtgaAGGATGAGCTGCAGGACATGCGGACACAGATTGATGGACTTGCCACCGACATCAAGACGATGCATGAACGGATGGATTCCACGGTCACTACGTCGAACGAGCGGTTCGATCAGCTAGACCTCTCGCAGACAGCCACCAAGACCACGCTCGACACCATCGTGTCACGCCTCAACTCATTGAGCACGCTGGTCGCAGATCTCCAGAACGATTATGTTGGTGACACGGAGCAGGACGGTGGAGACCGTCAAGGCCGCGCTCGCCGTGTGCCACGCCGTCCCGGTAATGATTCTTTTGCtaagataaaatttaaaattccatCTTTTAATGGCAAATATGATCCTGCTGCATATCTTGATTGGGAATTAGAAGTCGACCAGAAATTTTCATGCCATGATATTCCTGCTAATTCTCAAGTTAAAGCTGCTATTAGTGAATTTACTGATTTTGCTTTAATTTGGTGGCGTGAATATAAACAAAAACATCCCGCTACAGTTCCAACCACATGGGATCAATTAAAAGCTGCTATGCGATACAGATTTGTACCTTCTTATTATGCTCGCGATTTGCTTAATAAAATGCAATGTTTTCAGCAAGGTTCACAATCTGTAGAAGACTATTACCAGGAATTGCAAAAAGGCATGATTCGGTGTGGGTTAGTTGAGGAAAACGATGCTGCTATGGCACGTTTTCGTGGTGGTTTAAACCGTGAAATTCAGgatatacttgattacaaagagtaTTATGATATGACCACATTATTTGAatttgcttgcaaagctgaacGTCAAATACAGGGACGCCGCTCGAAGCCATattctaactcttttgcaggACGAAGCTCGACATCCGGTTCAGCACCCGCGCCCCCTGCACCGTCCACACCCACCACTACACCACGTGAGCGGGCAGCCACTTCTGCAGGTACTCCTCCGTCCACAGGTGCAGTTCCTTCCACACGCCGCACACGGGATATTCAGTGCTTTCGTTGCCAAGGATTTGGCCATGTGTCTCGGGAATGTCCGAACAAGCGTGCCTTGCTCATTCGTGACGATGGTGAGTATTCTTCCGCTAGTGATTCTGACGATATTCAACCCGCTATGCTTGCCACTGACCATGCAGCAAAGACGGACGTACATGTCAACCCGGACGACGCCGATAGATATGAAAGTCTTGTTGTGCAGCGTGTTCTTAGTACACAGGTCGCTACGCCTGAGACGAATCAGCGACACACTCTTTTCCATACCAAGGGCGTTGTGCAAGAGCGATCCATTCGCATCATCATCGACAGCggcagctgcaacaatttggcgaGTACCGCGCTGGTTGAGAAGTTGTCTTTACCCACTCGTAagcatccacatccatatcacattcaATGGCTTAATGATGGTGGGAAAATTAGAATTACTCGTTCGGTCCGTGTTCCTTTCTCCATGGGTGCTTATTCTGATTTTGTCGATTGTGATGTTATTCCCATGGAAGTATGCTCTCTGTTACTTGGGcgaccttggcaatatgatactgaTAGCTTGCATCATGGTCGTTCCAATCACTATTCTCTCATGTTTAAGGGTCAAAAAataattatacatccaatgacaccTGAACAAATTCTTAAAGATGATCTTGCTCGAGCTGCTAAAACTGCTAAACAACTTGCACCATCGACCTCTGTTAATTCTGAAATCAAGTTAAATGCTCCTGTTTTGCTTGCTACACGTGCTGATTTTGATAAGTTACACGATGCTACTTTGCCATGCTATGCCCTTATATGCTCTCGTGTGCTCGTTTCCCTTGATGATACACCGTCTTTGGATattccccctgctgttgctaacattttgcaggagtacgcTGATGTCTTTCCAAAAGATTTGCCACCAGGCCTTCCACCACttcgtggcattgagcaccagatcgacctcaTTCCCGGCGCACAGCTCCCGAACCGCGCCCCGTACCGTACAAATCcggatgagacaaaggagatccaGCGACAGGTATAG
- the LOC136507426 gene encoding uncharacterized protein, with protein MGVEVAKQIWDTLHIAHEGVDKVRKARINLLMAKLNRFVILDGEGPQEMFDRFMVTVEKIRGYGGDELDDHKVVKIMLEDYSPRNETVVTLIRDKKKFDHFTPNDVLGRIMTFDMQREEALERRKLGELQARLDGMKIKDVALKANKSTKQASTSKPKSNKQASTSKPKAPKKAQEEVETTSSSEDESDNEQFEQIEDVALFMKKYQKGLKRQGYKFVKRRFPNKKKRTCYNCGSTDHFIAKCPNEKRNDK; from the coding sequence atgGGAGTTGAGGTagccaagcaaatttgggatactttgcacatagctcatgaaggggttgacaaagttagaaaagcaagaattaatttgttgatggccaagctcaaccggtttgtgatattggatggagaagggccgcAAGAAATGTTTGATAGGTTCATGGTGACTGTTGaaaagattagaggctatggtggagatgagcttgatgatcacaaggTTGTCAAAATTATGCTAGAAgattattcacctagaaatgagaccgttgTGACACTaattagagataagaagaagtttgaccACTTCACTCCAAATGATGTGCTTGGGAGGATcatgacctttgacatgcaaagagaggaAGCACTTGAGAGAAGGaagcttggtgagttgcaagcaagGCTAGATGGCATGAAGATCAAGGATGTGGCTCTCAAGGCAAACAAATCAACCAAGCAAGCATCTACTAGCAAGCCCAAGTCCAACAAACAAGCATCAACAAGCAAGCCAAAAGCACCGAAGAAAGCCCAAGAAGAAGTAGAGACaacatcatcaagtgaagatgagagtgacaatgagcaATTTGAGCAAATTGaagatgttgctctctttatgaagaaaTATCAAAAGGGACTCAAAAGGCAAGGCTACAAATTTGTGAAGAGGAGgttcccaaacaagaagaagagaacttgctataattgtggaagcaccgatcacttcattgccaaatGTCCAAATGAAAAGAGAAATGACAAgtaa